GCCGACACCCCGGGCCGCGCCTACAACCCGCTCTACATCTATGGCGGCACCGGTCTGGGCAAGACGCACCTGCTGCACGCCATCGGGAACAAGATCTGGGACCGCGACCCCACGCAGCGGGTGGTGTACCTGTCGAGCGAGCAGTTCACCAACGAGTACATTGAGAGCGTGCGCGAGCAGCGGATGCCCGAGTTCCGGAGGAAGTTCCGGGACGAGTGCGACGTGCTGATGATCGACGACGTGCAGTTCCTGGGACGCAAGGAAGAGACGCAGCGGGAGTTCTTCCACACGTTCAACACGCTGCACGAGCAGGGCAAGGCCATCATCCTGACGAGCGACATGGTGCCGGCGGAGGTGCCCGGGCTGGAGGAGCGGCTGCGCAGCCGGTTCAGCATGGGGCTCATCACCGACATCCAGGAGCCGAGCTTCGAGACGCGGGTGGCCATCCTCCAGAAGAAGTCGGTGATGGAGGGGCTGGAGCTGCCGGACGAGGTGGCGCACTTCATCGCCCGGGCCTTCCAGAAGAACGTGAGGGAGCTGGAGGGGGCGCTGGTGAAGGTGAGCGCCATCCACTCGCTGTCGAGGCACCCGGTGACGGTGGACTTCGCCTCGCACGTGCTCAAGGACGTGCTGCCGTCGCGGCAGGTGGTGGACGTGGAGAGCATCCAGAAGGAAGTGGCGCGGTACTACAAGGTGCCGGTGGAGGCGCTGAAGGAGGACCGCCGGCACAAGGCGCTGGCCCACGCACGCCAGGTGGCCATGTACCTGAGCCGCAAGCTGACGAAGGGCTCGTTCCCGGAGATCGCCGCGCGGTTCAACAAGGACCACTCGACGGTGATTTCCGCGGTGCGCAAGGTGGAGAAGCTGCGCGAGACGGACACGGCGGTGAAGCGCGAGCTGGACGAGCTGGAAGCGAAGCTGACCGGCGAGTGAGCGGCGCCGCCCCGGGAAGCGGGCCTCCAGACACCTGACCCGAGCGGTGACTTGACGGAAGGTGACCTCATGGGTCAACCTACTGGAGAAGTCACCACAGGAGGAGTGCGTCGATGGATCGGTCCACGTCGGTGCCCAGGGAGATGGGCGAGCAGTCCCTCACGCCAGGCGAGCAGCGCATCCTGGCTTTGATGGAGCAGGGTCAGCAGCGGCTGGACCAGCGCCTGCAATCGCTGGAAGAGGGTCAGCAGCGCACGGACCAGCGCCTGCAATCGCTGGAGGAGGGTCAGCAGCGCACGGACCAGCGGCTGGCCAGCATGGACCTGCAGCTCAACGCGTTGACGCTCAAGGTCGACCAGGAGCTCGTCAACAGCAAGATACGAGACCGGCAGTTGGCCGCAGCCATCCAGGAACTCCGAGAGGAACAACAGGAACGGGGCATCCGATTCCTGGCTCAAATCGAACGTTCACAGCAGATGACCCTCGAGACCCTGCACCAGGAGATGAACAAGCTCCGGTCCGAATTCTTCAAGCGTTTCGACCAGCACGACACGCGTCTGGGCGTGGTGGAAAAGACGCTCGAGCGGCACGATGAGCGCCTGCACGAGCACGGCCAGGCCCTCCAGGGCTTGCAGCTGGAGGTGCGGAAGCTGACGGCCGCGGTCGAGCGCCAGACCCAGCCCCCGCGAGGGGCCGCGTCACCTTGACGCCACACACCCCGAGTCCCAATCCTGGGGACTCGTGGCCCACCCGCTGGCTCTGGACGCCTCGTCCCGTGAACAGCTTGCGGACAAGCATGTGCCGGGGGCGCTATACACCCGGAGCCGCGCTCGTCCGAGCCAGGGCCTGACGGGCCCGGCCCTGCACACGAGACGCGGCACGGAGGAGCAACACCCATGCGGTTGACGGTCTTCGGAGCGACGGGGCGCGTCGGGCACACGCTGGTGCACGAGGCGCTGGGGCAGGGGCACGAGGTGACGGCGTATGTGCGCGACCCGAAGCGGCTGGGGCTCAAGCACGGGCGGCTCTTCGTCAAGAAGGGCAGCCTGGAGGACGGCTCCACCGTGGCCGAGGCCCTCCGCGGCGCCGAGGTCGTCGTCAGTGCCATCGGCGCCCGGGATGCCACCCATGCCGTCACCGTGGTGACCCAGGCCACGCGCGCCATCGTCACCGCCATGAAGAGCGAGGGCCTCCAGCGGCTCGTCACCGTGGGCGCCGCGGGCCTGCTGCCCCACCCCGCCGGGGGACTCACCGGAGAGCACGGCCTGCCCCCCTTCCTGCGCCATGCCTTCGAGGATCACCGGGGCGCGCTCCAGGTCCTCCAGGAGAGCGAGCTCGACTGGGTGGTGGTGTGCCCGCCCGTCATGCCCAGCGGCGTGAAGACGGGCAAGTACCGCACCGCCGTGGAGGCCCTGCCCACCGGCGGCCGTCAGGTCTACGCCGAGGACGTGGCCGACTTCACCCTCAAGGCGGCCCTCGGCACCGAGCACCACCGCGTCCGCGTCGGCATCGTGGGCGACTGAGCCACCCGCCGGGAGCGCTCGTCTCCAACTGGTCCAACAATCGGACCAGTTCGCGCCCTTCGTCACCGGAGGGCTCCGCGCCTCCCTCCCCTCGCCCTCCGGGAGAGGGTCGGGGTGAGGGTGCCACGGCCCCCGGGTTGCCACTCGCGCTGGCGAACCGCGGACCCGGGCCTTACACAGGCCCCCCGTGAGCCTCCGCGAGTCCCCCGTATGAAGCCGGTCCCGCTGTCCCTCCTCGTGCTCTGCCTCGCGTGGGCCCTGTCCGGCTGCGCGCTGCCCGCGCCCACCTCGGGCAGGGTGCTGCGCACCGAGCCCACTCCCGTCTCCGAGGCCCTCTTCCAGGTGCGTGCCCGTCACACGGATCTCGTGTCCGTGCGCGTCCTCTTCCCCTCGGACACCGAGGGCCACCCGGCCCGGCCCGCCGACGGCGCTCCCCTCCCCGCGCTCGTCCTCGTCCAGGGTGCCCTCGTGCCCCCCGAGGACTACCTCTGGCTCGCCGAGTCCCTCGCCGCGCGCGGCTACGTCGTCGCGCTGCCCTCGCATCCGCTCGACCTGGCCCTGTCCGCCATCGACAACGGCCACTTCGCCCGCGAGCTCCTCACCACGCCTCCCGAGGGCTCGCTCCTCGAGGGCCTTGTCCACCCCTCGCGCATCGCCGTCGCCGGCCACTCGCTCGGCGGCGTCGTGTCCGCCAAGCTCGCCCTCGATGGGGGTTTCGCGGCCCTCGTCCTGCTCGCCAGCTACCCCGACCCGGCCGACGCCGAGCGCATCCCCTCGCTCGCCGTCCCCTCGCTCTCGCTGGCCGGCGAGCTGGACTGTCTCTCGGAGCTGCCCCGCGTCCGGGATGATGCCTCCCGTCTCCCCGCGCCCTCGGTGCTCGCCGTCCTCCAGGGCGTCACCCACTTCCAGTTCACCGCCAGCGACCGGCGAGACGTGGAGGACGGCTGCGCGCCCACCCTGCCGCTCGACACCGCGCACGAGCGCATCTCCGAGGTCCTCTCGCGCTTCCTCGACGCCGCGCTCACCGGACAGGGCACCGGCGCCGAGGACATCCGCCAGGTGCCCGGCACCGAGGTGACCGCGCGATGAAGGCCCTCGTCTTCTCCAGTGCGCTGCTGCTCGCCCCGGTGGCCGCCGCCGAGGCCCCCGTGCTCACCGCCCGGGGCCGCGTGGACGCCTCGCACCTGTCGCTGCTCGCGGGCCCGCAGGGCGTGGGCCTGGGCTTCCTCCTCGCCGCGCCGCCCGTGCCCGAGTCCCGGCCCACCGCCTTCGGCGGCGAGCTCTTCGTCCTCCCGTCCACCGGCGTGCTGGAATTGCGCGGCGCCGGCCAATGGCAGCTCACCTCGGGCGAGGGCGCCTTCCAGGCCTCGGCGCAGCTCGGGCTCACCGCCTACGGCGTGGTGCGAGGCCCCGCGGACCTGGGTGCCGGACCCCACGCGGGCCTCACCGCGAGCCTCGGGGGCCCCCGCCTCGAGGGCTTCCTCGGCGCGCAGGCCGGACTCGAGGCCTTCCTGCGCACCGGCGGCCCCCGGGTGCCCCTGCGCGCCCTGCTCGGCGCTCGCGGGCGGCTGGGACCCTGGGGCCTCGCCCTCACCGCTCGCGCCGGGGTGGACCTCGAGCGCGGCCTGTCCGCCCCCTGGCGTGGCGAGGTGCTGCTCGCCCTGAGCTGGTACGGCCGCGTCGTCGAAGCGCCTACGGAAGCCTCGGCGCCTCCACGTCCGTGACGATGAGCGTGTTGGTGCGCAGGTCCACGCTCACGCTGCCCCTCGGCGACAGCAGGCCCCGCACGTGCGGCAGCAGCTCCGACGCCCGCGCGTAGTTGACCGGAATCATCCACGTGCGCAGCGGCGCCGCCTGCTCCCTGGCCTCCTTCAGGCGCACGAGCGCCTCGGCCTCGGCCTGCAGCGTCTTCAGCGACGCCACCCGCAGGATGTTGCCCCGCCGCTCCATGCCCAGCCCGCGCGAGGCCAGCACCACGTCCAGTGCCTCCGTCCACGCCACGTCGCGCAACTTCAACGTCACCGTGCCCTGCACCTCCTCGGACACCACCAGGTTCAGGCGGCCCTTGTCCGCCAGCATCCTCAGCACGTCGTGCACGTTGGCCCGGGTGACGTCCAACGAGATGCGCTTCATCTCCTGGGGCGGCTTCGCCACGGCGGGCGCGGCGGCGAGCGTCAACGCGAGGAACACGGCTCGGACAGGCCTCATGCGACTCCTCCAGCGGTGGGGCGGGACGAGCCACTCTAACCCCGCGTCCCCACTCGCTTCAGGTGCCTCCAGGCCTTTTGTCCTCCACGGACTGAAGGGTGGGAGGAGCCCTGTCCGCGCCCCACATCCCCGGCATGTGGCCGGTGCTCCACCTCCGGGGTCTTTCTTCCAGAAACAACCCGAACCGGTATCCCTGACGCGCAGGCGCCAGGACCGCCGGTCCGCACACGGTGGGTGCCTCCCACCGCGGCTTCGGGACCAGGCTCCCTCCAGGCCTCCACCCTGGAGGGAGCCGTGCGGACTCCCTCGGCTAGCCCGTGCCGAGCAGCTCGCCCAGCAGCACGGTGAAGCGCGGCCAGAGCCACACCCAGAGGACGAGCGCGCCCACGCCCAGTCCCATCGCGGCCAGGGCCTGTCCCCGGCGGCCGATGGGCGGACGGGCCTCGGGATTCACGCGCCGCAGCGCCGTCAGTCCCAGCCCCAACGCCAGCGGGGCGAAGAGCGGAAAGAACACCCCGTACAGCCCCAGTTGCAGGCCCACCAGTGCCAGCGGGTTGTTCTCGTGGCGGTTCCACAGCCGCAGCAGGACGCCGTCCGGAAGGGGCACCCGGTGGAAGAGCTTGTGCCTCGGGTCCTGGTGGACGGAGGCCCCCATGCCCAGGAGGAACAGGGCGGGCACGAGGAGCAGGGGCTCCCGCAACACCAGTCCCAGCAGCCCCAGGCCCGCGGGCAGGACGAGCAACCCGGCGCGGGCCCACCGCTGGCCGAAGAAGCACCCCACGCCCACCGCCGAGCAGGCGAGCAGGAAGGCTCCGGGCAGGGCGTCCCCAGAGGCCAGCAGCGTGAGGCCGGGCGCCAGCGTCAGCAGGGCCCCCAGGCCGAGGAACCAGGCCCACGTGTCGCGCCGGCCCCACAGCTTCAGCCGGAAGGTCTCCAGGTAGTTGACCTCGGGGAGCGCGGCGCAGGCGGCGCAGTAGACGGCGCCGAGCACCCGACTGGCGCACCCCGCGCAGAAGAAGCCGCCGCAGCGTCCGCAGATGCCCTCGGCGGGGACGTCCGGGTGCTCGGCACAGCGGGGAAGGGCGGCGCCCGAGGCGTCGGCGGGGGGCATCGCCCCACTATCTCATGAAGCCGCCCGCCCCTTCCTCGAAGGGCGGGGCAGGCGCCGCTTGTTGTCACCCCGTCCCACCCCCACCCTGGAGGGGGAGGGCCACGACACACCGAGGGAGACACCATGGCGGACCACACCTGGGGCAACTGCAAGGGCTGCCGCTTCTTCAACAGCCACAACGCCCAACCCGATGACAGTGAAGTCGCCCAGTGCACGCAACCCGAGCTGGTGGAATTCCAGCTGCAGGTGACGGGCATGAGCGGCTGCAAGGAGTTCGAGGCCCGCACCGGTGTCTCCAGTGGCGTCTACCAGGAGCCCGAGGCCACCACGATGCACTGAGCACCGAGCCACCGGAAGGCGGACAGCGGGCGGGAGCACGGAGGGACGTGTGTCCCACCTGCTACAGCCATCAGCGTCCATCAGAGCAATGGGTTCCGAGACGGCATTTCCAACCAGGACGAGAGGTATGCTCAGCCTGACTCAGGCTGGTGACAATACCGGTTGGCGCGCCCATGGAATCGATCTTGTTGGACGTCTTCGAGGAGCACCTCGATGAAGCAGCCTTCCTCTGGACCCAGTGGGAACAAGCACTGGAGGCCCCCGACTTCAATCTCGAGGAGACAGCCACTGTTGAAGCCCGGCTCCGCGCACAACTGGACGGTCTTGTCGTGGGAGCAGCGGCTGTCGCCGAGGCACTGCTGAAGCCATCCCTGGAGTCAGAAGACCCCTCCACCCTCTTCGCCGCCGCATTCGCGCTGCTGGACGGGTCCGAACGCATGCAGCCATCGGACGTCCTGGCGCTGCTGGTACCTCGAGCCTCCAAGCTGCGCGCTCCCATCCAGAGAGCGCTGGAATTGAACGAGCGGGAAGAGCTGACCGAAACCCTGCAGCCTCTCCTGAAAGAGTCCGCACCGGAGATCCTGGCGCTGACGCTAGAGGTTCTGGCATTCCACCACGCCACGCCCAAGGACGTCGCCGTGGACATGCTCCTCCAGCACGAGGAAGAGCGGCTCCTGGTGGCAACCCTGCGGTGCCTGCAACCCCTGCCACGCCACCTCCTTCGCGGCCACCTGCCCCGCCTCTTGGCGGACCCCCGTCCCGCGGTCCGTGAGGCGGCCATGGAGGCCGGACTGATATCCGGAGCTCGCGTCGCCTGGGAGCGATGCCTCGATATGGCAGGGCGGCATGCGGCTCCCAGCCGCCAGCAATTGCTTCTGCTGGGACTCAGTGGCGAGAGACTCGGCACCGAGCGGCTTCTGACCCTGTTGGAGGTGGAGGAGCTGCGCGCTGACGTCCTCTGGGCGCTTGGCTTCAGCGGGCAGAGCGCAGCCGCGGAGGCATGCTTGGGGTGGTTGGAGCATCAGGAACTCGCGCCCCTGGCAGGCGAGGCGTTCAGTGCCATCACCGGCCTCACCCTCCAGGATGCCTATGTCCTCGAGAAACGGGAGGAGTCCGCCCAGGAACCCCTTCCCCTGGAAGAGGAGGACCTGGACGCGGACCTGACCCCCCGGCCCGAGGAGGCCCTACCCATCCCCCACCCGGAGGCGGTTGGCGCCTGGTGGCGCGAAAACCGTGGGAACTTCACGCCCGGCCAGCGCTACCTGCGCGGTAGATCCTTTTCCATGGAAACCCTCCTGGGGGAGTTGAGGCAAGGTCCCATGCGCCGGCGCCATGCGCATGCATTGGAGCTCGCCTTGCGCAGCCAGGGCGCTTGCAGGCTCCAGACACGCGCCTTCACCCGGCGGCAGGGCACGGAACTTGCTCGGCTTCGAAACACCGCTCAACGGCTCTCGGTGCGTCCCTTGTCCGGCATACTTGGAGGCGGGTGAGGGCAACCATGTGGGCAATCGAGAACCGCACTCCTTTCGCAGCCGAGCGAACCTGGGTCGTCGACAAGGACGGGGCCAAGCGTTGGGTCGTCGCCGTCAAGGGGACCTACGACATCCTGGAGGATCAGCGCACCCGGCTGGCCGATGAACAGTCCGCGCCCCTGCTCCTGCCCCAGTACCGCGGGGAACAAGGCAGCTCCAGCCTCCTCTATGAAATGGATTTGACCGCGCCCAAGACGTCCACGGATGTCCTGCTCAATGCTCTGGCCCACGCACCAGGCGGCAAGCCCACCACGACGGTGGATGTCTCGTTTCAGCTCGGGCGTCTCCAGAAACACCTGCGTGTCTTCGGCGATCGTCATTGGAAGCGCGGCCTGCCGGGCTCGCTGGGAATGACTCCTCCGCGGCCCTTCATCACCATGCCCCTGAGCTACGAACGCGCTTTCGGTGGCCGGGACCACCGCGCAGATGACCCGGCCGAGCACCGCCTCCATCCCAGCAACCCCGTGGGCACGGGTTTCGTTACCCGGGCCACCCATGCCGAGGAGATGGCCCTGCCCAACGTCGAGGATCCCCGCCAGCTCATCAGCTCGTGGAAGGATCGGCCCCACCCCGCCGGGTTCGGAGCCATTGCGAGCTACTGGTCACCCCGCCTGGATCTGGCTGGTACCTACGACGCCCAGTGGAAGCAGACACGCTTC
The sequence above is drawn from the Archangium gephyra genome and encodes:
- a CDS encoding NAD(P)-dependent oxidoreductase, encoding MRLTVFGATGRVGHTLVHEALGQGHEVTAYVRDPKRLGLKHGRLFVKKGSLEDGSTVAEALRGAEVVVSAIGARDATHAVTVVTQATRAIVTAMKSEGLQRLVTVGAAGLLPHPAGGLTGEHGLPPFLRHAFEDHRGALQVLQESELDWVVVCPPVMPSGVKTGKYRTAVEALPTGGRQVYAEDVADFTLKAALGTEHHRVRVGIVGD
- a CDS encoding DUF2169 family type VI secretion system accessory protein; protein product: MWAIENRTPFAAERTWVVDKDGAKRWVVAVKGTYDILEDQRTRLADEQSAPLLLPQYRGEQGSSSLLYEMDLTAPKTSTDVLLNALAHAPGGKPTTTVDVSFQLGRLQKHLRVFGDRHWKRGLPGSLGMTPPRPFITMPLSYERAFGGRDHRADDPAEHRLHPSNPVGTGFVTRATHAEEMALPNVEDPRQLISSWKDRPHPAGFGAIASYWSPRLDLAGTYDAQWKQTRFPLLPSDFDEQFHQCAPADQQVPGFLTGGEVVELVNLCRWPRLRFALPKVWLVFKTFFGRRSVEHRARLHTVILEPEVPRVMLVWHTSLSCHHDSDKLDVTVIDQKEYLSGDSLP
- the dnaA gene encoding chromosomal replication initiator protein DnaA encodes the protein MNALARSLPAQPSAENLWEMLLDRLKRDGKDYTLNWLNRMQPLEVREDVLVLAVPDRFYQDWVDDHYRGLLESTLALVTDSPTRLGYEVVPGLAPPPELQPAPAVKTDGSRPPRLNARFTFQNFVVADSNQLAAAAAQAVADTPGRAYNPLYIYGGTGLGKTHLLHAIGNKIWDRDPTQRVVYLSSEQFTNEYIESVREQRMPEFRRKFRDECDVLMIDDVQFLGRKEETQREFFHTFNTLHEQGKAIILTSDMVPAEVPGLEERLRSRFSMGLITDIQEPSFETRVAILQKKSVMEGLELPDEVAHFIARAFQKNVRELEGALVKVSAIHSLSRHPVTVDFASHVLKDVLPSRQVVDVESIQKEVARYYKVPVEALKEDRRHKALAHARQVAMYLSRKLTKGSFPEIAARFNKDHSTVISAVRKVEKLRETDTAVKRELDELEAKLTGE
- a CDS encoding TIGR02270 family protein, with protein sequence MESILLDVFEEHLDEAAFLWTQWEQALEAPDFNLEETATVEARLRAQLDGLVVGAAAVAEALLKPSLESEDPSTLFAAAFALLDGSERMQPSDVLALLVPRASKLRAPIQRALELNEREELTETLQPLLKESAPEILALTLEVLAFHHATPKDVAVDMLLQHEEERLLVATLRCLQPLPRHLLRGHLPRLLADPRPAVREAAMEAGLISGARVAWERCLDMAGRHAAPSRQQLLLLGLSGERLGTERLLTLLEVEELRADVLWALGFSGQSAAAEACLGWLEHQELAPLAGEAFSAITGLTLQDAYVLEKREESAQEPLPLEEEDLDADLTPRPEEALPIPHPEAVGAWWRENRGNFTPGQRYLRGRSFSMETLLGELRQGPMRRRHAHALELALRSQGACRLQTRAFTRRQGTELARLRNTAQRLSVRPLSGILGGG
- a CDS encoding secretin and TonB N-terminal domain-containing protein, producing MRPVRAVFLALTLAAAPAVAKPPQEMKRISLDVTRANVHDVLRMLADKGRLNLVVSEEVQGTVTLKLRDVAWTEALDVVLASRGLGMERRGNILRVASLKTLQAEAEALVRLKEAREQAAPLRTWMIPVNYARASELLPHVRGLLSPRGSVSVDLRTNTLIVTDVEAPRLP
- a CDS encoding alpha/beta hydrolase — translated: MKPVPLSLLVLCLAWALSGCALPAPTSGRVLRTEPTPVSEALFQVRARHTDLVSVRVLFPSDTEGHPARPADGAPLPALVLVQGALVPPEDYLWLAESLAARGYVVALPSHPLDLALSAIDNGHFARELLTTPPEGSLLEGLVHPSRIAVAGHSLGGVVSAKLALDGGFAALVLLASYPDPADAERIPSLAVPSLSLAGELDCLSELPRVRDDASRLPAPSVLAVLQGVTHFQFTASDRRDVEDGCAPTLPLDTAHERISEVLSRFLDAALTGQGTGAEDIRQVPGTEVTAR